The sequence below is a genomic window from Photobacterium atrarenae.
GGTGTTACAGAACCTCTCGCTGCCGGTTGAAGACAATGAGATCGTTTGCTTGCTGGGTGCCAGCGGCTGCGGAAAAACCACCTTGCTCAAGGCCATTGCCGGCTTGCTGCCGCTGGAGCAGGGGGAGATCCATATTCACGGCCGGACCATTGCCGATCAGCACACCTGGCTGCCGCCGGAAAAGCGCAATATCGGGATGATTTTCCAGGACTATGCCCTGTTCCCACACCTGACAGTGGCTGAAAATATCGCTTTTGGCCTGCGGGGATGGGATAAGCCCAGGATCGCCCGCAAAGTGCAGGATATGCTGGCGCTGGTGCGCCTGGACGGACTGGATACGCGCTATCCACATCAGCTCTCGGGCGGGCAGCAACAACGGGTTGCAATTGCCCGGGCGCTGGCCAGCGAGCCGGATTTGATCCTGCTCGATGAGCCGTTTTCGAACATTGATACTCAGGTTCGCCATGGGCTAATTAAAGAGATCCGACGTATTTTTAAAGCCCAGGGTGTGACGGCCATTTTCGTCACCCACAGCCGGGAAGAGGCGTTTGCGTTTGCTGATCGGATGGCGGTGATGAATCAGGGTGTGATCGAGCAGTTCGGCACTGCCACCGAGCTCTACTACCGGCCGAGCAGCCGCTTTGTGGCAGAGTTCCTCGGCTCGGGGTCCTACCTGCCGGCCACGGTGCAGCACAATAATCTGATGACCCCACTGGGGACCATGAATCTGGAGTCGGCATCATCGCTGGCTTCTGATACCAGTGTTGAGTGGCTGATCCGGCCGCAGAACCTCAAGGTCAAACCGGCCGATGACGGGGAAGGCGTGATCACCGAGCAGCTGTTTATGGGCGATAGTTGCCGCTATACGGTGGATTTGAAAGGCTATCACCTGGTGGTGAACTCCAACCTGATTCTGCAGACGGGCCAGCGAGTGGAAGTGGCCGTGGAGCCGCATGATCCTGTCGTGTTTGCAGCGGCCAGTTAAAGATCGGGTACCTGTACGAATCAGGCCAGCAATTGCTGGCCTGTTTTGATCTTACCGGGTGTACTGAATATTAATTGCCGAGCAGGGAGGCGATATGCAATTCGGCCTGCTCGCGCATCACGTCCTGCTCCGGATTGATATTGCTTTGCAGGTACAGCACGTAACAGATGCCGTGGAGTTGCCAGGCCAGCGCTTCGGCACTGCGTGAATTGTCAATTTCCTGGTTGCTGATAGCCTGGGCAAACATTTCGACAATGCGCTCGTGGTTGGTTTTGTTGCTGCCTACAAATTGCGGCCAGATTTCATCGCGAACCGAAGTGCTCCACTCATACCAGACTTTTAGCCAGTCCTGCTGTTCGATCACGGCCTCGATTAAATGGTCCGTGAAACTCGTCAGACGAGGGTAGAGTGGGCGGCTATCTGCGCCCAGGCAGTCGCTCAGCACTTGGCTGAAGCGGTTTTCGACCTGGTTCAGTACTTGCTCGACCAGCGCTTCCCGAGTGGGGAAGTAGTTAAACACAGTCGCGACAGAGACATTGGCCATTTCGGCAATGTCGGCATGTCCGGCCCGGCCGATACCGCGACGGGCAAAGACTTCCAGGGAAAAATCCAGCAGTTGCTGTTTTCGCTTTTCCGGTGAAAGACGAGTTCTGGTTTTTTTGACGATCGTATCCATTTTCGCTTATTCCCTAGCCATGATCATGGTGCGTGAAGTTATATAGTTGTTTTAAATGATAACTTTACAATAGCGGGTGGTTGCAATCAAACTAGTTTTATACAAACTGTATCATATAATTGACAACTTTGAAAAATAACTATTGTCGGTGAGGGATGTTAGAATAGAGATCCGTTGAAAAAGTTAGCCGACAGGCGGCCGTTGTCGCTGTCCTGATGGAGAAAAAAATGAAGCATACCG
It includes:
- a CDS encoding ABC transporter ATP-binding protein, with amino-acid sequence MSHALSIRNLTCRYQGQAVLQNLSLPVEDNEIVCLLGASGCGKTTLLKAIAGLLPLEQGEIHIHGRTIADQHTWLPPEKRNIGMIFQDYALFPHLTVAENIAFGLRGWDKPRIARKVQDMLALVRLDGLDTRYPHQLSGGQQQRVAIARALASEPDLILLDEPFSNIDTQVRHGLIKEIRRIFKAQGVTAIFVTHSREEAFAFADRMAVMNQGVIEQFGTATELYYRPSSRFVAEFLGSGSYLPATVQHNNLMTPLGTMNLESASSLASDTSVEWLIRPQNLKVKPADDGEGVITEQLFMGDSCRYTVDLKGYHLVVNSNLILQTGQRVEVAVEPHDPVVFAAAS
- a CDS encoding TetR/AcrR family transcriptional regulator, with the translated sequence MDTIVKKTRTRLSPEKRKQQLLDFSLEVFARRGIGRAGHADIAEMANVSVATVFNYFPTREALVEQVLNQVENRFSQVLSDCLGADSRPLYPRLTSFTDHLIEAVIEQQDWLKVWYEWSTSVRDEIWPQFVGSNKTNHERIVEMFAQAISNQEIDNSRSAEALAWQLHGICYVLYLQSNINPEQDVMREQAELHIASLLGN